A single genomic interval of Oryza sativa Japonica Group chromosome 7, ASM3414082v1 harbors:
- the LOC4343224 gene encoding NEP1-interacting protein 2: MDYSAMPSPSPSSSAAAAAAAASGCCLDRLWRACGGCGAAAASAAGWTVCALLTCVFAVVGSLVGVFIGAFMGMSTESGMLRGAGVGVVSGAVFSIEAVESCIEIWRSSESGKYSIIFVLDIISSLFSGRIVWEKVSPALQRAVQSQMSLLSTPFIDNNDLFETGNTGGMSRDLINRIPKTTFSAATNPDQETDNCCAVCLQDFGASQFVRVLPHCQHTFHARCIDNWLFRHASCPLCRAGVHIDHIHM; the protein is encoded by the exons aTGGATTACTCCGCCatgccttctccttctccttcttcttctgccgctgcggcggcggcggcggcgtcggggtgcTGCCTCGACAGGCTGTGGAGGGCGTGCGGGggctgcggcgccgccgccgcctccgccgccgggtgGACGGTCTGCGCGCTGCTCACCTGCGTCTTCGCCGTCG TGGGCTCATTAGTTGGAGTCTTCATCGGCGCGTTCATGGGGATGTCCACGGAAAGCGGCATGCTACGAGGCGCAGGCGTCGGGGTGGTCTCCGGCGCGGTCTTCTCCATCGAGGCCGTCGAATCGTGCATCGAAATCTGGAGATCAAGTGAATCAGGAAAATACAGCATTATCTTCGTG CTTGACATCATCTCTAGCCTCTTCAGTGGAAGGATTGTGTGGGAGAAGGTCAGCCCAGCACTGCAGCGCGCGGTGCAGAGTCAG ATGAGTCTACTGAGTACACCATTCATTGACAACAATGACCTTTTTGAAACCGGAAATACAGGAGGCATGTCAAGAGATCTAATTAACAGAATCCCAAAGACCACATTCAGCGCTGCAACCAATCCTGATCAGGAAACTGATAACTGTTGTGCAGTTTGCCTTCAG GATTTTGGAGCATCGCAATTTGTTCGGGTCCTGCCTCATTGCCAGCACACGTTCCACGCACGATGCATCGACAACTGGCTTTTCAGGCACGCATCATGCCCGCTATGCAGGGCTGGTGTGCATATAGACCATATACATATGTAA
- the LOC4343225 gene encoding mannose-P-dolichol utilization defect 1 protein homolog 2 isoform X2, whose amino-acid sequence MVAAAGTMELEILGINFGCVLAALADAKIPEKDCLLPLASKLLGYAIVAASTTVKLPQILKILKHGSVRGLSVASFELEVVGYTIALAYCIHKGLPFSAYGELAFLLIQAIILVAIIYYYSPPMGTKTWMKALLYCGLAPTVLGGKIDPALFEVLYASQHAIFFFARLPQIWKNFMNKGTGELSFLTCFMNFAGSIVRVFTSIQEKTPLSVILGSAIGIVMNGTLLGQIVLYQKPAPKKEKKRD is encoded by the exons atggtggcagcggcggggaCGATGGAGCTGGAGATCCTGGGGATCAACTTCGGGTGCGTCCTCGCGGCGCTCGCGGACGCCAAGATCCCGGAGAAGGACTGCCTGCTCCCGCTCGCCTCCAAGCTGCTCGGCtacgccatcgtcgccgcctccaccaccgtcaAGCTCCCTCAG ATATTAAAGATTTTGAAGCACGGAAGTGTAAGAGGACTTAGTGTAGCATCCTTTGAGCTTGAGGTTGTCGGCTACACAATTGCTCTAGCATATTGTATTCATAAAGGACTGCCATTTTCTGCGTATGGGGAACTAGCTTTTCTGTTAATCCAAG CAATTATTTTGGTTGCAATCATTTACTATTACTCCCCACCAATGGGAACCAAGACATGGATGAAAGCTTTACT ATATTGCGGACTGGCTCCAACAGTATTGGGTGGGAAAATTGACCCTGCTCTTTTTGAAGTCCTCTAT GCTTCTCAGCATGCTATCTTCTTCTTTGCTAGGCTTCCACAGATATGGAAGAATTTTATG aacaagggcactgGCGAGCTGAGCTTTCTGACCTGTTTCATGAACTTTGCTGGTTCCATAG TAAGAGTGTTCACCAGCATCCAGGAGAAGACTCCCTTAAGTG TGATACTGGGATCTGCAATTGGCATTGTGATGAATGGTACGCTCTTGGGTCAGATAGTGTTGTACCAGAAGCCTGCtccaaagaaagagaagaagagagattGA
- the LOC4343225 gene encoding mannose-P-dolichol utilization defect 1 protein homolog 2 isoform X1 codes for MAFGLSVLCSGTGVSTSQSWPINRTACRRKPSPTVVKLSRKPLSLIVCFSQMPDARTQSPPMRQRLGALRMSNRMRPATGTYVGIMCRSSGRILSVPLDSKIPSKECLLRLMSKILGYHVVAASAIGKLPQILKILKHGSVRGLSVASFELEVVGYTIALAYCIHKGLPFSAYGELAFLLIQAIILVAIIYYYSPPMGTKTWMKALLYCGLAPTVLGGKIDPALFEVLYASQHAIFFFARLPQIWKNFMNKGTGELSFLTCFMNFAGSIVRVFTSIQEKTPLSVILGSAIGIVMNGTLLGQIVLYQKPAPKKEKKRD; via the exons ATGGCTTTCGGGCTCTCCGTGCTCTGCTCTGGCACTGGCGTTAGCACATCGCAATCTTGGCCAATCAATCGAACAGCATGTCGCAGAAAGCCCTCGCCTACAGTGGTAAAACTATCGAGGAAACCTTTGTCCTTGATAGTTTGTTTCTCGCAAATGCCTGATGCAAGAACCCAGTCACCACCAATGCGACAACGTTTGGGGGCCTTGCGGATGAGCAATAGGATGAGGCCAGCCACTGGGACATATGTGGGAATCATGTGCAGGAGCTCAGGGCGCATACTTTCGGTTCCTttggattccaaaattccaTCCAAGGAATGCCTGCTTCGTTTGATGTCTAAGATCCTCGGCTACCATGTCGTTGCTGCATCCGCTATTGGCAAGCTCCCTCAG ATATTAAAGATTTTGAAGCACGGAAGTGTAAGAGGACTTAGTGTAGCATCCTTTGAGCTTGAGGTTGTCGGCTACACAATTGCTCTAGCATATTGTATTCATAAAGGACTGCCATTTTCTGCGTATGGGGAACTAGCTTTTCTGTTAATCCAAG CAATTATTTTGGTTGCAATCATTTACTATTACTCCCCACCAATGGGAACCAAGACATGGATGAAAGCTTTACT ATATTGCGGACTGGCTCCAACAGTATTGGGTGGGAAAATTGACCCTGCTCTTTTTGAAGTCCTCTAT GCTTCTCAGCATGCTATCTTCTTCTTTGCTAGGCTTCCACAGATATGGAAGAATTTTATG aacaagggcactgGCGAGCTGAGCTTTCTGACCTGTTTCATGAACTTTGCTGGTTCCATAG TAAGAGTGTTCACCAGCATCCAGGAGAAGACTCCCTTAAGTG TGATACTGGGATCTGCAATTGGCATTGTGATGAATGGTACGCTCTTGGGTCAGATAGTGTTGTACCAGAAGCCTGCtccaaagaaagagaagaagagagattGA